The following coding sequences lie in one Bartonella sp. DGB1 genomic window:
- a CDS encoding nucleoside triphosphate pyrophosphatase, protein MLIEKIILASESKIRADLLTNAGINFLAVKANINEKEIQKNLGTSIKDMALFLAKEKALSISKINEFNNKIVIGCDQTLIFENKLLHKVTSKKEAFLRLKKFSNKSHILETAVVVAKNNKIIWSYVDQSIIFFRKLSDDEINKYLDKQKEKIFKSVTAYQIETSAIQFLKEIKGDYFSILGLPLIPLINFLNDIR, encoded by the coding sequence ATGTTGATAGAAAAAATTATTTTAGCTTCAGAAAGTAAAATTAGAGCAGATCTTTTAACTAATGCTGGTATTAATTTTTTAGCAGTTAAAGCCAATATTAATGAAAAAGAAATTCAAAAAAATCTAGGTACATCAATAAAAGATATGGCATTATTTTTAGCTAAGGAAAAAGCATTATCTATATCTAAAATAAATGAATTTAATAATAAAATTGTAATTGGTTGTGATCAAACCTTAATTTTTGAAAATAAACTATTACATAAAGTAACTAGTAAAAAAGAAGCTTTTTTACGTTTAAAAAAATTTTCTAATAAAAGTCATATATTAGAAACAGCTGTAGTTGTAGCTAAAAATAATAAAATAATATGGAGTTATGTAGATCAATCTATTATTTTTTTTAGAAAATTATCTGATGATGAAATAAATAAATATTTAGATAAGCAAAAAGAAAAAATATTTAAATCTGTTACCGCTTATCAAATAGAGACTAGTGCTATTCAGTTTTTAAAAGAAATAAAAGGTGATTATTTTTCAATTTTAGGTTTACCTTTAATACCGTTAATTAATTTTTTAAATGATATAAGATAA